The following are from one region of the Phycisphaeraceae bacterium genome:
- a CDS encoding M20/M25/M40 family metallo-hydrolase, translated as MSATTPAKTITIDTKAAEERLIRYINIPGVSGEEAAIAKAISDDLKALGVPASALRFDDANTKIAAPTQTGNLYVDLPGTRQGPRLLFSTHLDVVPLCAGAKAKREGDRLVPEGETALGGDNRTGCAVLVTLVETLFKHKLPHPPITLLFTVREECGLQGSCQINPADLKGAAMGFNVDGKLAADLITGAVGAESWEAEIKGKASHAGVAPEKGISSTLVASLALAEAHRGGWFGKVVKPDGHGTSNAGVFGGKNGKAAGDATNVVTDYVYIKGETRSPDTSFASKITAAYREAFEKAAAAVKDSGGESAKLRFEGRKQYPSFNLGEDSPAVAHAKRAAESLGMKPKVVFSNGGLDANWIVKHGVPTVTIGAGQYEIHTVKEYVDLPEFARGCALAVALATLES; from the coding sequence ATGAGCGCAACGACACCCGCGAAGACCATCACGATCGACACCAAGGCCGCGGAGGAACGCCTCATCCGCTACATCAACATCCCGGGTGTGAGCGGCGAGGAGGCGGCGATCGCGAAGGCCATCTCCGACGACCTGAAGGCGCTCGGCGTCCCGGCGTCCGCCCTCCGCTTCGACGACGCGAACACGAAGATCGCGGCGCCCACGCAGACCGGAAACCTGTACGTCGATCTTCCCGGTACCCGACAAGGGCCGCGCCTGCTGTTCTCAACGCACCTCGACGTCGTGCCGTTGTGCGCAGGGGCGAAGGCGAAGCGCGAGGGCGATCGGCTCGTGCCCGAGGGGGAGACCGCGCTGGGAGGCGACAACCGCACCGGCTGCGCCGTGCTCGTCACGCTCGTCGAGACGCTCTTCAAGCACAAACTCCCTCACCCGCCCATCACGCTGCTCTTCACGGTGCGCGAGGAGTGCGGCCTGCAGGGGTCGTGCCAGATCAACCCGGCCGACCTCAAGGGCGCCGCGATGGGGTTCAACGTCGACGGCAAGCTCGCGGCTGATCTGATCACGGGCGCCGTCGGCGCTGAATCGTGGGAGGCCGAGATCAAGGGCAAGGCGTCGCACGCCGGCGTCGCGCCCGAGAAAGGCATCTCGTCCACGCTCGTCGCGTCGCTCGCCCTCGCTGAGGCGCACCGGGGCGGGTGGTTCGGCAAGGTCGTGAAGCCCGACGGGCACGGCACGAGCAACGCCGGCGTCTTCGGGGGCAAGAACGGCAAGGCGGCCGGCGACGCGACGAACGTCGTCACAGACTACGTCTACATCAAGGGCGAGACGCGCAGCCCCGACACCTCGTTCGCGTCGAAGATCACCGCGGCGTATCGCGAGGCGTTCGAAAAGGCCGCGGCAGCGGTCAAGGACTCCGGAGGCGAGAGCGCGAAGCTCCGCTTCGAGGGGCGCAAGCAGTATCCCTCGTTCAATCTGGGCGAGGATTCTCCGGCGGTCGCCCACGCCAAGCGCGCGGCAGAATCGCTCGGCATGAAGCCGAAGGTCGTGTTCTCCAACGGCGGGCTCGACGCCAACTGGATCGTCAAGCACGGCGTGCCGACCGTCACGATCGGCGCCGGGCAGTACGAGATTCACACCGTCAAGGAGTACGTCGACCTGCCCGAGTTTGCCCGCGGTTGCGCGCTCGCCGTTGCGCTCGCCACGCTGGAGAGCTGA
- a CDS encoding AbgT family transporter: MQKFLDMVEKVGNRVPHPAIIFLLLVAGVVLLSHVMHLTRVSVSYDVILPATREYSPVQVLDPLMSGMGSPYGYAGIDETETVIERRTATANSLLTGEGVRFMYTSVIPNFMGFTAVGLIIVAMLGVGVAEESGLIKALIRKLVIVAPPKILTYILVFVGILSSIAADAGYLVLIPLAGAAFLSVGRHPLAGLAAGFAAVAGAFTVNMLIKPLDAVLVEFTNDAIHLVDPDVSIDLASNLWFSVVSVLFLTIIIAVVTERIIEPRLGKFTGQRPEEESATLSTDEKRGLLYAAIALVGVLGAFALLTLPSGAPLRDQETGALIGNTPFMSGLIAAITLVFLAAGMAYGYGAKTITKSTDVIKAMEKATSGLGSLIFLLFIIAQFIAYFNYSNMATLLAVSLSDMLQTANIGPLWLLLGFIVVVVLLDFLITGAIAKWALFAPIFVPLLMRLDVEPETVLAAYRLADSPINMITPLNAYFALVVVFCQKYDKNAGVGTVVALMLPYVAIMLVLWTALFIAWHLMGLPWGV; encoded by the coding sequence GTGCAAAAGTTTCTCGACATGGTTGAGAAGGTCGGCAATCGGGTGCCTCACCCGGCCATCATCTTCCTGCTGCTCGTCGCCGGCGTCGTACTGCTGTCGCACGTCATGCACCTCACCCGCGTGAGCGTGTCGTACGACGTGATCCTCCCCGCGACGCGCGAGTACTCGCCCGTGCAGGTCCTCGACCCGCTGATGTCCGGGATGGGGTCTCCCTACGGGTACGCCGGCATCGACGAGACCGAGACCGTCATCGAACGGCGCACCGCGACCGCGAACAGTCTGCTCACCGGCGAGGGCGTCCGGTTCATGTACACCTCGGTGATCCCGAACTTCATGGGCTTCACCGCCGTCGGGCTCATCATCGTCGCCATGCTCGGCGTGGGCGTCGCCGAGGAGTCGGGGCTCATCAAGGCGCTGATCCGCAAGCTGGTGATCGTCGCGCCGCCGAAGATCCTGACCTACATCCTCGTCTTCGTCGGCATCCTGTCGAGCATCGCCGCCGACGCCGGGTATCTCGTGCTGATCCCGCTCGCCGGAGCAGCGTTCCTGAGCGTCGGGCGTCACCCGCTGGCGGGCCTGGCCGCGGGTTTCGCGGCGGTCGCGGGCGCGTTCACGGTCAACATGCTCATCAAGCCGCTGGACGCGGTGCTCGTCGAGTTCACCAACGACGCGATCCACCTCGTCGACCCGGATGTTTCGATCGACCTGGCGTCGAACCTGTGGTTCTCCGTCGTGTCGGTGCTGTTCCTGACGATCATCATCGCGGTCGTGACCGAGCGGATCATCGAGCCGCGCCTGGGCAAGTTCACGGGCCAGCGTCCCGAGGAAGAGAGCGCGACGCTGTCGACCGACGAGAAGCGCGGGCTGCTCTACGCCGCGATCGCGCTCGTCGGCGTGCTCGGCGCGTTCGCTCTGCTGACGCTCCCCTCCGGCGCCCCGCTGCGCGACCAGGAGACCGGAGCCCTGATCGGCAACACGCCCTTCATGAGCGGGCTGATCGCGGCCATCACGCTCGTCTTCCTCGCCGCCGGCATGGCCTACGGCTACGGCGCAAAGACGATCACCAAGTCGACCGACGTGATCAAGGCGATGGAGAAGGCGACCTCGGGCCTGGGCAGTCTGATCTTCCTGCTGTTCATCATCGCGCAGTTCATCGCGTACTTCAATTACTCCAATATGGCGACGCTGCTCGCCGTGTCGCTGTCCGACATGCTGCAGACCGCGAACATCGGCCCGCTCTGGCTGCTGCTGGGCTTCATCGTGGTCGTCGTGCTGCTGGACTTCCTGATCACGGGCGCGATCGCCAAATGGGCGCTCTTCGCGCCGATCTTCGTCCCGCTGCTCATGCGCCTCGATGTGGAGCCCGAGACGGTGCTGGCCGCCTACCGGCTCGCTGATTCGCCGATCAACATGATCACGCCCCTGAACGCGTACTTCGCGCTCGTCGTCGTGTTCTGTCAGAAGTACGACAAGAACGCCGGCGTCGGCACCGTGGTGGCGCTGATGCTCCCCTACGTCGCCATCATGCTCGTCCTGTGGACCGCGCTCTTCATCGCGTGGCACCTCATGGGCCTGCCCTGGGGCGTGTGA